The following proteins come from a genomic window of Gottfriedia acidiceleris:
- a CDS encoding helix-turn-helix domain-containing protein — protein sequence MNQILLYDFLTLMNDKNWNKADLAKYSGIHISDISRVFNNKKPLSLHYLDAITEAFGLVEGHFYSSYTQLCFNQNRFLDKRRSVAFIYKCAINGFTKELNFIISEMLEEKSKTIRTKNLQNLFEIAEKLFAEGKEKEALPLYEIIIHHMPDQTAEEVAISYFRKYYLNRLTDEGPATLVHVLEYVSYMPDDFQELTILWITATYYMLKQWDKVLHYAKRLEKMAKNEKHFGYALVYQGFALNRLSNSLDEVLEIINKYGQINDFFAEAAIGNRYVTLLDFDELHYVDEYYDWIKDRDDLYVGIPRIIESLVKLGRLEDASALINLHEKVINEMANSSNLYKQQLYLDFCYAQALLKCENKQYIEGLNELIKVARKVKNAGIIEKFKICLLSIWHYRDHLTDQLNEDYIQMLSDDKSQVSNKYAMSP from the coding sequence ATGAATCAGATACTTCTATATGATTTTCTTACATTAATGAATGACAAAAATTGGAATAAAGCTGATTTAGCTAAATATTCTGGAATCCATATTAGTGATATTAGTAGAGTATTTAATAATAAAAAGCCACTTTCTTTGCATTATTTAGATGCAATTACGGAAGCGTTCGGTTTGGTAGAAGGACACTTTTACTCGAGTTATACACAATTATGCTTTAATCAGAATCGATTTTTAGATAAACGAAGAAGTGTAGCGTTTATTTATAAATGTGCAATTAATGGATTTACAAAAGAGTTAAACTTTATCATTTCAGAAATGTTAGAGGAAAAATCTAAGACAATACGGACTAAAAATTTACAAAATTTATTTGAGATTGCTGAAAAGTTATTTGCTGAGGGAAAAGAAAAAGAGGCTTTGCCATTATATGAAATCATTATTCATCACATGCCAGATCAAACAGCTGAAGAAGTCGCTATTAGTTATTTTAGAAAGTATTATTTAAATAGATTAACAGATGAAGGACCAGCTACGCTTGTGCATGTACTTGAATATGTGAGCTATATGCCGGATGATTTTCAGGAATTAACAATATTATGGATTACGGCTACTTACTATATGTTAAAACAATGGGACAAAGTCCTTCATTATGCTAAGCGATTAGAAAAAATGGCAAAAAATGAAAAACATTTTGGCTACGCATTAGTATACCAAGGCTTCGCTTTAAATAGGTTAAGTAATTCTTTAGATGAAGTTCTTGAAATCATAAATAAATATGGTCAGATAAATGATTTTTTTGCAGAGGCTGCAATAGGTAATCGTTATGTTACATTACTTGATTTTGACGAATTACATTATGTTGATGAATACTATGATTGGATTAAAGATCGAGATGATCTATATGTAGGAATTCCGCGAATTATAGAATCCCTTGTGAAATTAGGTAGATTAGAAGATGCCTCAGCGTTAATCAATCTACATGAAAAAGTAATTAATGAAATGGCAAATAGCTCAAATTTGTATAAACAACAATTATATTTAGATTTCTGCTACGCACAGGCACTTTTAAAATGTGAAAATAAGCAATATATTGAAGGGTTAAATGAATTAATAAAGGTAGCTAGAAAAGTAAAGAATGCAGGAATAATAGAAAAATTTAAAATTTGCTTATTATCAATTTGGCACTATAGGGATCATTTAACAGATCAATTAAATGAGGATTATATTCAAATGTTAAGTGACGATAAAAGTCAGGTAAGTAATAAGTATGCCATGAGCCCATAA
- a CDS encoding spore germination protein, translated as MKRWRSKINQENAVSLNDEAQNCNENLSSDLQVNLDRMFNEIGHNSDVKFREFLLGETDIQLAIIFIEGLSDTELIQSHIMSELMAGLSAIANEQKTNGLSLKQNEIKKYIKEQSLAVCTIEDVNTYKKLKSGVLFGSIALLIDGISECFLIGEALTKSRDIKEPDSEALVRGPRIGFVENLSDNTALLRRSGKTPDLSIIGFEIGEVSKKELVIAYISNLADSQLVEEVKKRIKRIEIDAVPDSGYIEQLIEDNYLSPFPQIQSTERPDRVMSALMEGRVAILLDGSPFALIAPVTFQMLVQSPEDYYERWAAATLVRSLRYLACFIALFAPSLYIAFISFHQGLIPTKLVFHIAATRGGVPFPPLIEALIMEISIEVLREAGLRLPKPIGQSLGIVGGLIIGQAAVEAGIVSTIMVIVVAVTAISSFTLPQYNVGIALRMLRFLSMLFASVFGLYGVILFFLLVCSHLVKLKSFGVPYLSPLAPVRFSDWKDFIVRAPLFLMKNRPKSIQAKRTRRMK; from the coding sequence ATGAAGCGGTGGAGGTCCAAAATAAATCAGGAAAATGCGGTATCTCTAAATGATGAAGCTCAAAATTGTAATGAGAATCTATCCAGTGATCTCCAAGTTAATTTGGATCGGATGTTTAATGAAATTGGACATAATTCTGATGTGAAATTTAGAGAATTTTTATTAGGTGAAACAGACATTCAACTTGCAATTATTTTTATTGAAGGTTTATCAGATACTGAGCTAATTCAAAGTCATATAATGAGCGAGTTAATGGCTGGACTTTCTGCAATTGCAAATGAACAAAAAACAAATGGACTCTCTCTAAAACAAAATGAAATTAAAAAATATATTAAAGAGCAATCACTCGCAGTTTGTACAATTGAAGATGTTAATACTTATAAAAAATTAAAATCGGGAGTACTGTTTGGTTCAATTGCATTATTAATAGATGGTATATCTGAATGTTTTTTAATTGGTGAAGCATTAACAAAATCAAGAGATATTAAAGAACCAGATTCAGAAGCACTAGTACGTGGACCAAGAATTGGCTTTGTTGAAAACTTATCTGATAATACAGCCCTGCTTAGGCGTTCCGGAAAAACTCCAGATTTATCAATTATAGGATTTGAGATTGGAGAAGTATCAAAAAAAGAATTAGTAATAGCGTACATTTCAAATCTTGCTGATTCTCAACTTGTTGAAGAAGTAAAGAAAAGAATTAAAAGAATTGAAATTGATGCAGTCCCAGATTCAGGTTATATCGAACAATTAATAGAAGATAATTACTTAAGTCCATTTCCACAAATTCAAAGTACAGAACGACCAGATCGAGTTATGAGTGCATTAATGGAAGGTCGAGTTGCCATTTTATTAGATGGGTCACCATTTGCACTGATAGCCCCTGTAACATTTCAAATGTTAGTGCAATCACCTGAGGATTATTATGAGAGATGGGCTGCTGCTACATTGGTACGATCATTACGCTATCTTGCTTGTTTTATTGCTTTATTTGCTCCATCTTTATACATTGCATTTATTTCTTTTCACCAAGGCTTAATCCCGACAAAATTAGTATTTCATATTGCAGCGACTAGAGGCGGGGTACCTTTTCCTCCATTAATTGAAGCACTAATAATGGAAATCTCAATCGAAGTATTAAGGGAGGCCGGACTACGCTTACCTAAACCAATCGGGCAATCTTTAGGAATTGTTGGAGGATTAATTATTGGTCAGGCTGCAGTTGAAGCAGGAATTGTTAGTACAATCATGGTTATTGTCGTTGCAGTAACGGCAATTTCCTCATTTACATTGCCACAATATAATGTCGGAATTGCCCTTCGTATGCTTCGTTTTTTATCGATGCTTTTTGCGAGTGTATTTGGTTTATATGGAGTCATATTATTTTTCCTATTAGTATGTAGTCATTTAGTTAAACTCAAAAGCTTTGGTGTCCCTTATCTTAGTCCCCTTGCTCCAGTTCGATTTAGTGATTGGAAAGATTTCATCGTAAGAGCTCCACTATTTTTGATGAAAAATCGTCCAAAAAGCATTCAAGCTAAAAGAACCAGAAGGATGAAATAG